The nucleotide sequence TTGGAGAAGTTTGAGGTAATCCCCTTCAGCTTTTACTGAGATAGCTTTGATAGGTGATTTAGATTTGAGGCCATTAGCTTGCTTAATAGGAAGAATAACTTTCTTGATATCAGCTACTAATTCAGTTCTTAATAGCGCCGCTTCATCCATTTTTACGGCTAATTTAAAACGTTCGCTAGAACCTTCCCACGCATCGGCAACTTCGGCTTTCACAAGCTTAGAAATTTTGCAGACACCACAAAGGTCTTCACCTATTAAATCAATAAGTTGCTGATCGTCTTCACTGGCTTCCACGGTGAGAGTTTCTACTGCGAGCTTCATAGAGAAATTATTTTTGGACTTATAAGTTCTCACTAAAGTAACGAGATCTAAGAGTACGAGACCGGCTTTTTTTCCAGTTTCGCAAATCGCTTCTGCAGCAACACTCGGAAGTAAAGAGATATGAACTGATTTATCACCTTCGCGTTCACGGAAAACATCTTGGTAGATTTCTTCGCAAATATGAGGCATATAAGGAGCAAATAGTTTAATGATTCCCAGTTGGATTTGATAAAGCGTCCAGCGTGCGGCTTTGGCATCTTCAGCGGCTTCATCACCATAAAGGCGGTGCTTCACCATTTCGATATAATTATCACAGAAGTCAGACCAGAAGAATTGTTCAAGGGCATTACGCGCAGGGAAAAATTCATACTTTTCAAAAGCTTTGTGATAAGCGCTGATGACTTCATCAAAACGGGTAAGAATCCATTTGTCAACGGCCGTTAAAGTAGGCATGGCAGCGGAAGCATCAAAATTCTCTAAAAAGCCTTCTGCAAAACGAGTGGAATTCCAAAGCTTGGTAAGAAGTTTACTTGAGCCTTCGATTTCGTCTTCATCAAAAGCAATATCAGTACCGAGAGTACCGGATGATGCCCAGTAACGAATTTGGTCGGCACCGTGATTTGCGATCATCGCAAGTGGTGAGAAGCGATCGCCATCTTTTGATTTAGAGATTTTTGATTTACGTGCAAAGGCTTTACCTTCGACTTGTTGTTGTTCAACCTGAACATCTTTTTTGATCACGTGACCAGAAATCACGGCATCTTTCCATGGCACATCATTGAATTGGAAATAAGATTTCACAATGGTGTAAAAAGCCCAAGTACGAATGATATCGTGAGCTTGAGGACGCATCGACATAGGGCGAATTTGAGGAAGCTCATCTTCTTCACCCCAGCGCGAGTTCAATTCTGGTGAACTAGATGAAGTAGCCCAGGTATCGAGAACATCTGCTTCAGGAATAAGTGTTTCAGGATCATAGCCTTTGCAATCAAGGGGCTTGTCCACAAGTGGATTGACAGGGAGTTGCTCAGGTGATGCAGGGAGAACCGTTCCGTCAGGAGCATACCAAACGGGAATCGGAACACCGAAATAGCGTTGACGAGAGATAGCCCAGTCCCAACCGAGGTTATCGACCCAATCACGGTAGCGTTTGCCCATGAATGATGGGAACCAATTTACTTTTTCGCCTTGAGCTAAAAGTTCTTCTTTATGTTCAACAACTTTGATGAACCACTGTTTAGTGGGAAGATACTCAACAGGAGTACCACAGCGTTCGTGAGTATTCACAACGCGTGTTTCAGCCGCTAAGTCTTCTTGTTTGAAAATAATGTTTTCTTCTTTGAGTTTTGCGATGATTGCAGAACGAGCATCATCAATACTCATGCCTTCGTATTCACCTGCGCGCTCATTCATGAGGCCTTCGAGGGTCAAACAAACATTGATTTCTAAATCGTGTTCACGCCACCAATCGATATCGGTTACATCACCAAAAGTACAGCACATAACAATACCAGTACCTTTTTCCGGATCGGCTTTTTCGTCGGCAAGAATTTTTACTGTGTGACCAAAAATGGGTACAATAGCATCTTGACCAATGAGGTGCTTATATTTTTCATTCTCAGGGTGAATAAACATGGCTGCACAGCCAGGAAGTAACTCAGGTCGTGTAGTGGCAATAGGAATATCTTCACCATCGGCACTTTTAAAATTGAGGTAGTTAAAAATCGTGCCCTTGTTTACATCATCAACTTCTGCTTGAGCAAAAGATGTCTGACATTTCGTACACCAGAGTGTAGGGCTTTCATTATACTTAACTTTATCACGTTGGAGTAAATCAAGGAATGAACGTTGTGAAATACGCTGAGACTTTTCGCTGATGGTTGAGTAGGCATTTCCCCATGCGCAGGAAAAACCGAGACTCTGCCAAAGTTCTTTGAATTGAGAACGGTATTTAGCTGAAACTTCTTCACAGTGTTTAACGAATTCTGCACGAGGCATCTCTGAGCCCTTAATGCCTTTTTCTCTTTCGGTGAGGATTTCAGTGGGTAAACCATTGTCATCAAAACCAAAAGGATACATAACGTTTTTACCCAACATGCGTTGGTAACGAGCTACGATTTCTGCTTGGGTATAAGAAAAAACGTGTCCGATGTGAAGCTTGCCGGATACTGTTGGTGGGGGTGTGTCTATAGAAAAAACTTCTTTATCTGATTGTTCATCAAAGGCATAGATGCCTTCTTGATCCCAGAATTCCTGCCATTTTTTTTCGCTGTCGGCAGCACTGTATTTGTTGGACAAAGCCATGATTTTATCTCCGTATAAATTTAATCGCGCTAAAGTAATGCCATTGAAGGGGATTGAAAATTAATCACCCGATTTAGTACAGTATTCAAAGCTTAGATTTAATGATTTCTCGTTTAGTCTTAGAAGTCGCTCTAAGATTTTTTGTAGAAAAAGGAGGATTTTCTAGATTTGTCGTGTCAGTTTTAGTAGGTGTATACGATATTAATAAGGAGGACAGAGCTTTTTAAGTTTTGTAAAATTTTAATTCAGAAGGATAGAAATATGCGTATAATTACTTTAGTCATGGCCCTAGTTTTTTTAGGAAATAGTTCTTTCGCAAAAGAATTGTTCAAAGATCCAAGCTTTAAAAAGTTCGATGATTACTGGTGGGTAAAGCCTCATAATGAGTATAAATCCTATAAGCCCGTAATTAAAAAAGGGGTTTTTTCAGTCACGACAAAGCATACCTCAGAATCCCATTATTATGGATTAATTGGTCCAGTTGATTTAAAAGAAGGTAAGAAATATTTACTCACTTTTGAAATGAATTGCGAAGGTGAGGGGATGGTGAATATAATTGCACGTACAACAAAACAGACCGGTAAAAAGAAAGGCAAAACAAAAGATAAAACTAAGAATAAACTGGTAACTCTGGGGCTTGCGCACAAAGCTAAAGATATTCAGCCAGGATGGAAAAAATATACTTGTGAATTTACGGCCACTAAAAATCCCAATTCAGATCAGATTCCTTCGATCAAAATTTTACTTGGAGAATTTCAAGGGACAGTCGAGGTCCGTAAGATGTCATTAACAGAAAATTCCGATGGTGGAGATGGTGGGAAAAAAGGCACAGTCGAAATTACTGAGCTCTAATTCATTTTCGTATTTTTTTAAAAGCCCGTTTCGACGGGCTTTTTTTTCTAATTTTTATTTTACCACAGGAAGAATAATTCTGGAGGGGTATTTTTTTGAAAGCATGATCGTGTTGTTTGCTACAGGAGATTCATTAAAAGACATTACGGGTTCGTAACTATTGGGATGCACTTCGTACTTAGGACTGTTGCTACTAGATATATGTACAGCTAAACGGTGCCCCTTGTTAATGACAATCGCGGTACTCCACATATCCATCGTCAATTTATATACTTTGTCTTTTTTAAGTTTAGATTGCTTATCGAAACCTTCATGGAAGCGTCCCATAATAATCGAATCGCGTACAATGGCTTCGTAGCCATCTGGATAAATATCTATAAGATTAGCGGTGAAAGTAGTGTCCTCGACATCCGTTTTAATAAAAAGTTCAGCAAAAACCTTACCCGTAATCTCCATAGGAGCTTGAAGTACATCAGAGCGGAAACGCAGGATATCTTTGCGATCCTTGTTAAGTCTCTGATCTTTTGGCCCGACACCTGTGTGAATAAAAACATCTCCGCCAATTGAAGGCACAGGATTACGAGGATCGTATTTGAAACTGAGAGCGGCATTTTTTACTGTGGGTAAACTTGTCTTAAGAGAGCCATCACTCTTCATATAATAAGAGACTTTTTTATGGGGAACAGGCCAGACTTCTGTCATTTTGTATTCGTTTCCTGGAGCATTTGGATCAGTACTATCACCCATTAAGAAGTAGATCATCTTTGATTTTTCTGTTACCGAGCCTGTGAGTGCCTTGGAGAGCTTCGGCAGTTGCCATTTTGCGGGAACAGCACGCATGGGTGGTTTTCGTCCAGCCATATTTCCATGGCCAGAGGCATCGACTTGAATATATAAATTGCCCTTATCGGCAAAAGCCTCGAAATAGTCTAAAGCAGACTCCGCAAAAATGTCGTACCAGCCTGTTTTGGCAATAAAGGCAGTTTGATTGTTGATGGAAGCCTTTTTAATAGTTTGTGCGTAAGTGTTTTTATTGAAGAGAGTAATGGTGGGTTTTGGCCATTGAGGTGTCTGAGTATTGCGTTGTTGCAGCCAGTTATACATTTCCCTACGAACGCCATTGTGATAGGTCCAATATAAATAAGCATTACCGCCGCTAACATTTGTTGAAACAGTCTTCAAGGCAGGATGTTTTGCTAAGTAAGCCATATAGCCACAGAATCCGTGCCCACTCTGACCAATAATGCCCACATTCCCATTACAAAAAGCTTGTTTCGAAATCCAGTCAATCGCATCATAGCCATCTTCGATTTCATTATCAAAGCTCTTGGCATCGAATGTACCTTTGCCCTCAGATTCACCATCTCCTCTCGGATCCTGACAGATAAAGACTAAGTTTTGTCCTTTAAATCGATGGGCATTATGAAAGGCTGCACTCCAAATTCCGTAAGCAGTGCGAGTGAGAATTACGGGGGCAGGTCCAGCGTTCTTGGGGACGAAAATACCCGTAGCAAGCTTGACACCGTCTCTCATGGGAACCATGTGGCGTTCAAAGGTATAATCACCTCCTAGTTGAGCAGAAATAGTCTCGATACAATATTTTTCTTTTTCCGCATGGGTGAGGATGCCATCACCATTGAAATCCGATTTTGGGTGTTGCTTCATAAAGTGAGCAGCACCAGGAATTGCGGTAGGCAAAGATTTTTCAATATCCTTTGCATAGAGTGAATAGCTTATCAATGCTAGATTTATAAACAGTAATCGCTTTAGTTTTATCATTCATGTACCCGTTTAAATTATTGTTGAGATTTCGATGTGATAAACTGCTTGTTACTCTGAGCTGTTACAGGATATAGATATTTAGTGAATCTTTTTTAAATATACTTACTGTAGTGAAATCTAATTTTGACGAATATTCCACAAAAGTCATTTGATCACCTGAATTAGCTAATAAGTGACTTTTAGTACCTAAGGACATACCCTAAAATATGTCTTAAGGATCAAACCCGAAAAGTTTTTTATATTTTATTTGATCTTTTAATGGATTGGCAAGTATTTTATACCTATGTCTCTAGGAATGATAAAATATTAGGAGTGCACTCGTGCAGGAAATTACTCACCAACAAATCATGATCTTTTTCTTTAGCCTCGCCCTACTTATTGGCTTGGCACGTATCTTTGGTGAAATGTGTAAAAAAATTGGTCAACCTTCGATATTGGGTGAAATCGCAGCGGGTATAATTTTAGGGCCTACAGTCTTTGCCTACATTGCCCCAGATTTACAAGCCACACTTTTCCCATCGTCTGGGCCTCTCTATGTAACTTTTGAGTTCATTGGAATGCTAGCCATTACTCTGTTCATGTTGATTGCAGGCATGGAAGTGGATCTTAAATGCCTTAAAAAGCAGGCTAAACCTGCCACGATAGTGGGCATTAGTAGCATGGTGGTCCCCTTTATAGGTGGCTTTGCGCTAGTTTACCTTTTTCCGAAAACATTTGATACTCAGGAAAAAACACTAGTGACAGCCTTGTTTATGGCAACCGCCCTAGCCATATCGGCTCTCCCAGTAATAACAAAAATTCTCATGGACCTTAAGCTCATAAAAACTGACCTAGGTGTCACCATAATTGCAGCCGCCATTTTTAATGACCTGACTGGTTGGATGATTTTTGCGATTGTGCTCAGTTTAATGAGCGATAATTCAGGTGGTTTTCCTTGGGAGACAATCGTTGGAATTGTGGTAGCAGGAGTACTTATGCTCACTGTAGGCAGGAAAATAATTCTGGCACTGATCCCACGTGTCCAAGCTCATGCCTCCTGGCCAGGTGGAGTTATGGGCTTTGTACTAACGGGAGCTTTACTCTCTGCTGGAGTTGCTGAATGGATTGGCGTACATGGAATTTTTGGTAGTTTCCTTTTTGGTGTAGCTCTTGGCGATAGCCCTCACTTACGTCACCAAACTGAAGAGTATATGGAAAAATTCATTTCATTCATTCTAACCCCCATATTTTTTGCGACCATAGGTTTAAAAGTTAATTTCCTGACTCATTTCGATATTTTTGCAGTCGTGATTTTATTAGTGGTGGGTTCCGTAACAAAAATCTTCGGTAGTTATATTGGAGCTAAATTTTGCCGCATGAGTAAAAGAGAATCCTGGGCCTTGGCTTGGGGAATGAATGCTCGTGGAGTGATGGAAATTATTTTAGCTATCATCGCTTTAGAGGCTGGAGTCATTAACGATACTATTTTTGTGGCAGTGGTCATTTTAGCATTATTCACATCGATGACTTCTGGTGCTTTAATGAAAATTAGTCTAAGAAGACGTTCAAAAACTTCTGCAGCAACGAGCTTTGGGCGTGGTGCTTTCGTGGCAGATCTTTCTCATCAATCACCTTCCCACGTCATTAAGGATATTGTTCTTGGCCTTAAGTTAGATCATCAAGTTCAGGCCGACCTTATCCAAAGTATAATTAACCGAGAGCAACTGATGTCGACGGGACTTGAAAAAGGCCTAGCTGTCCCTCATTGCCGTACTGACTTGGTCAAAAAGCCAGTGCTAGCAATAGGCATCCATAAAGAGGGAGCAAATTTTGATTGCTTTGACGATGGTAAAGCTCATATAATTGCTCTGATTATCACACCTCTAGATGATCCGGAGAGTCAATTAGAACTCATTAGTCTTCTCGCATCTCACTTTTCATCCAAAGAAGAAATAGAAAAGGCAATGCAGTGCCATTCCAAGGTGGATATGCACGCCATTCTAAATGCAGCGGATGAATTATCCGAAAAGAAGCACTAGGCCTTAAGGCTTAAAGCCTAGTGGACATAGAGTTATTCTATGTAGAGTTCATTTTTTTATTAAATATTTTAGAGAATCACCAATAAAACTTTTAAAATTTGCGTTTTAACAATATCAAGCAAATGAAAAGAGTCTAAATTCAGTGAATCAATCAATAGCAAAAATGAGTTTAAAGGAAGTCCCAGTAATGAATCAGCCTTACTGAGCCAACTTAAGCAGGGAGATGAAGGAGCTTTAAGCGAATTAATCGTTCTGCATCAAGAAGCTATGATTGCGTATATATATTGCCTTAGTGGTGATATTGAACTCAGTAAGGATATTTGCCAAGAAAGTTATTTAAAATTGCTTAGCAAACCTCCAGTTCTGATAGTGGGAAAAAGTTTACGTTCGTGGCTTTTTCGCGTGGGTCGCAACAAGTTTCTTGATCATATCCGAAAACAAAAATATGAGTTTGCAGAATTGAATGAAAATTTAAGCTGTAGTGAAAAGTCACCAGATCATCAAATGATTCAATTCCAACAAAAAGAAAATATTCAGCACTGTCTTGAAGCACTACCTGAACTACTTCGTGAAACGGTAAAATTAAGGGTTTACGAAGAGATGAATTTTCGTGAGATATCTGAGCAAATGGGGACACCACTGGGGACAGTGCTTTGGCGTATGCAAAAAGCGCTTAAACTTCTAAAGCCCCAATTTAAAGGAGAGAAATCATGAATAAAGAAGATTTTCGCTTGAATAATGATCAGCAATTAGCGCTGAGATCGGCATTGAAAAAACAGCCAAGTATGAAAAGAAGTCGCTTCATATTACCGGCCTATGCGGCGGTCGTACTGGGCACTTTTTTACTAGTAAATCCAAAAACAGATGTAAACCCACCTAATCATTCTCAAGAAGTAATCAAAGAGCAATATTCCCATCAGGATTTGGTGAAGTTCGAGAGAGAGTTTGAAACCCGACGTAGTGCAAATAAGAGAGTTCGTAAAGATAAAGTAAAAGTTAGATTTCAAGCTAGGAAAAAAAGTAAATCAGCAAATTTGGCTGAAAAAATGGCAGGCACTCGTTTGCGTTTAAATAAATTGAAAAGTAAAATTAATAGTTAAGAGGAGTTAGAAATGAATAAATTATTTATCTTGTTTATGTTGCTGTTTACAGCTAGTGGCATGCTTTTTGCGAATAGTACAAAATGTAATTCTACAAGAGTTGGAATTGTTTTTGAAGAAGATGACGAACACGACGAAGATGACGAAGATGACGAACACGACGAAGATGACGAAGATGACGAAGATGACGAAGATGACGAAGATGAATTTGATGAAGAAGAGTTTAAACAGTTTTTGAGTAAACACTTTGGATTTGCACAAAAACTTAAGCAGCGCCTAAGTGAAGACGAACACGAAGAATTTATTGAAGAAATAGAAGAGCTCTACCTTAGCATCAAAGAAAATAGTGAAGACGAACATGAAAGTATAGAGCTTAAAATTGAATTGATGGAGATTCAATCCTACTTGATGGGAGAGTTGATTCGCTACACAAGCAATAAAGAAGAAAAGCAAGAGATGCAACAGAAATTAGCTGGGCATCTCAGTATACTTTTTGATTTAAAGTTGAAAACGTATCATATGGAAATGAAAGACTTGGCAAATGAAATACAAGAGATGCAAAAAATGATTCAAAAGCGTAAAATGCTTAAAGAAAAAATCATTGAAATGCAACTTTTTAAGCTAAGCAATGATGAAGATTTACTAGATTGGTAAGCTTATTAGTCAATTGATATTTGGAAATGTGACATGATGAGCTGATACGTGAAGCCCCAAAGGTCAGTCCCTTCTATATCAATGCAGGTAAAATCTAAATCAGGATAGTTCTTTGATTTTTGCTTCTTTAGATGAAATTGCGGCTTCCGCAAATAATCTAATGATACCCAGTAGTATTCATAGTGCTCACGAAGATCTAAAGTAATTTGCGGTTCATGCTCAAGTTCGAAAAAGTAGGGCTGAACCCACATGGGGTGTCCAACAGTCCCGCCAGCCGAAAGCATTGGAAGTTCTTCGTAATCACTGTGTTGATCTAAGGCGAAGTCACACTCTTCACGGGTCTCCCTGATTGCAGCAGCAAGAGGGGAGCTATCTTCGGGGTCAATTTTACCACCAGGTAAGGACAGGTGACCTGACCAAGGGTCTATATCATTGATGGAGCGCTTGAGTATAAGGATCTTGTCATCACAAAGAATGAGACTTACTGCGGCTTGTGCTATCATGATATGTTTAGGGTCCAAGTTTACTTAATCAAACGGATGGTCCATGGATATTTATAAAGCACGCCTCTGTTTGCGGCATTCGCAGCTTTGATGATACAGACTATATCTACAATGAGTATGGCAAAGAGCATTAAATAGCCGATCAATAACAGACATAAGACGATACTTATTACTGAATAAATGAGCATTGTTATTTGGAAATTGATAGCTTCTTTCCCGCACTCATCGACAAAGGGAGATTCATCTTTTTTTATTACCCAAAAAATAGCGGGCCCAATGATTCCGCCAAAAGGGATACCTGCAAAATTTAACAAGGCGAGAAGGTGACAAACCATGGCGTTGGTTTTTTCTTCTTTAGGTATATCTGCGGGGTCTATAATTAATTCATCCATCTAAACATTCCTCCATAGGGTAGTTATCTAATATGAGATAAATTGGAGCGATCTAATAATAGATCAAGTGTCCGATGCAATAATTATAATGAGCGATGGAGTATACGTCGATAAAAGGCAATGAAACAAGCTGTATCTATAGTGTTAGCTTCAGCATAGATTATATTTTGATTAAATATAGCGAATTCAATTTAAAAAATTTGTTGTGTGAGGGGCATAGGCATAAATTAATTGCAGCAATATTAATTTAAAATTAGAGGTACTATTATGTCATTTATTCAAAGAGATCTTCCCTATGGTTTTGATGATCTAGCCCCACATCTAGATCGTAGTGTTCTCGAGATACATTTCACCAAACATCATGCGGGTTACGTTTCGAAGCTCAATGCGGCATTGGAAAACACCGAGCTCATTAATAAAGATTTGACCTCTCTAGTCTCAGATCTTTCAGTAGTTCCAGAAGCAAAACGTGCAGCGGTGAAAAAACTTGCCGGTCAACATTATAATCATCAACTCTACTGGGAAAGCCTTTCTCCAAGAGGCGGAGGTGAACCTACAGGTTCATTAGCAGAAGCAATCATTAGAGATTTTGGTTCTTACGATGCTTTTCGTACAAGCTTTAATGCCGCGGCAGCAACACAGTTTGGCAGTGGTTGGGCATGGCTCAGTAATAATAATGGTAAACTTGAGGTGAGTTCTACAGGTAACGAGGATACACCGCTAATGACTGGAGCTAAACCTATCTTAACCTTAGATGTATGGGAGCATGCTTATTACCTACAGTATCAGAATCGTCGCCCTGCTTTTATTGACGCTTTTTGGAATGTCGTTGACTGGGATGCCGCAAACACACGCTTTAATTCTTAGTTGAAGCAATCGTTGTGATCAAAGAGAGAGCCTTTTGGTTCTCTCTTTTTCTTTGTAGTGAAAGCGAACGAATAAATATTAACCATTATACCGCTGAAGAGACATCTTATATATATTGATATAGGGAGCAATGCTTGACTTAAGGTCCGTGGATAATTATTAATGCATGCCATCATGACCTAATAAACACAGTTATATCCTGCTTGCGCTGTGTCCGAGTATAGATCGAGGCGAGATAAAGAGTGGAGTCAAAATCCACAGTAGGGCTAAGATCTCGCAACAGGAAACCCTATTTTCGAAGGGAGTATCACTCGCATTCCAGCTGGGCATTGATCCTTTTGAGCAGGAATGCAGCTTGAGAGCGTATATTTCGAAAAAAGATCTCTCAAGCTTAAAAAGCTGTAAGTGGCTGCCTAGAAGCGCTTAGGTGTGGTATAGAGCAGTTGCTTGCTAGAGAATCCGTATAAAAAGTAAATAAAAGATAGCAAAGGGCATTGCAGAAAAACGAACTGAGGATATTCTAAGGCCTCGTCAGAAACGACGGGCAAACAACCGGGCCGAAAGCGAGCTAGTTGAGAGTAAAAAAACGAAGATTTTTGATAGTTGAATTATATGATAGTAACGGGCTCCTAAATCATTTATGATTTAAGAGTTAATTTTTTCGAGAGAGAAAACTCAATAGAATAAAAAAAGTAATAAGTCAGAATCAAACACAATCAAATTGATTGGAGAGTTTGATCCTGGCTCAGAATGAATGCTGGCGGCATGGATTAGGCATGCAAGTTGAACGAGAATCTAACTTCGGTTAGAGGAAAGTAGCGAAAGGGTGAGTAACGCGTGAATAATCTGCCCCCAAGTTTGGAACAACAGTTGGAAACGACTGCTAAAACCGGATGTGGATATAAGGTCGCATGATCTAATATCTAAAGGAAACGCTTGGGGATGAGTTCGCGTGCCATTATGTTAGTTGGTAAGGTAACGGCTTACCAAGACTATGACGGCTAGGTGGTCTGAGAGGACGATCACCCACACTGGGACTGAGACACTGCCCAGACTCCTGCGGGAGGCTGCAGTCGAGAATCTTCCGCAATGCGCGCAAGCGTGACGGAGCAATGCCGCGTGATCGAAGACGGCCTTCGGGTTGTAAAGATCTGTCAGGGGGGAAAAACGATGATGGTACCCCCAGAGGAAGCCACGGCTAACTACGTGCCAGCAGCCGCGGTAATACGTAGGTGGCGAGCATTATTCGGAATTACTGGGCGTAAAGGGTCCGCAGGTGGTTAACTAAGTCAGATGTGAAATTTCAGTGCTCAACACTGAACCTGCATTTGAAACTGGTAAACTAGAGTATGTGAGAGGTAAGCGGAATTTGTGGTGTAGCGGTGGAATGCGTAGATATCACAAGGAAGACCAAAGGCGAAGGCAGCTTACTGGCACAATACTGACACTCATGGACGAAGGCTAAGGTAGCGAAAAGGATTAGATACCCTTGTAGTCTTAGCAGTAAACGTTGTACACTCGATGTTGGTCTGGTTAGTCGGATCAGTGTCTAAGCTAACGCGATAAGTGTACCGCCTGGGAAGTACGGTCGCAAGACTAAAACTCAAAGGAATTGACGGGGGCCCGCACAAGCGGTGGAGCATGTGGCTTAATTCGAGGCAACGCGAAGAACCTTACCCGGGTTTGACATTGAGCGACGTTCGGTGAAAGCCGAATTCCCTTCGGGGCGCGAAAACAGGTGCTGCATGGCTGTCGTCAGCTCGTGCTGTGAAGTGTTCGGTTAAGTCCGGCAACGAGCGCAACCCATACCCTTACTTGCTAACAGGTAATGCTGAGAACTTTAAGGGGACTGCCCGTGTTAAGCGGGAGGAAGGTGTGGACGACGTCAAGTCAGTATGGCCCTTACACCCGGGGCTGCACACGTGCTACAATGGCCGGTACAAAGGGCAGCAACCTAGCGATAGGAAGCGAATCCCCAAAACCGGTCTCAGTACGGATTGGAGTCTGCAACTCGACTCCATGAAGATGGAATCGCTAGTAAATGGGCATCAGCTACGGCTCATTGAATACGTTCCCGGGCCTTGTACACACCGCCCGTCACATCATGGGAGCTGAGTTCACCCGAAGTCGTTGCGCCAACCTGCTTGCAGGAGGCAGACGCCGAAGGTGGGCTTAGTGACTGGGATGAAGTCGTAACAAGGTAGCCGTTGGGGAACCAGCGGCTGGATCACCTCCTTTTTAAGGAATGAAAAAAGACTAACCTCTATTTAGAACTTCGGTTCTATAACATGAGTGCTTTTTACATGACTTATTACCCCGTTACTATCATATAATTCAAATATTGGACCGAGCGACAGCGCTCAGTCTTCGATATAGATCCTTGAAAGGAAGAAAACAATAGAATGAAAGAGTCAAAGTATAAAGTAAGAAACAATTTATACCAAGATCGCAAACCAAAGAATACAAGATAGAACGACTTAGTAAGAAATAGGTGTGTCGCCGAAAATGTTAATTTTTTAAGATTTTTGGTGGACAAGCTAGTAAGGGTGTATGATGGATGCCTTGGCACTAACAGGCGATGAAGGACGCGTTAAGCTGCGAAATGCCTCGGGGAGCTGCAAAAGAGCTTTGATCCGGGGGTATCCGAATGGGGAAACCCAACTGGAGTTATGTCCAGTTATCTCTGACTGAATAAATAGGTCAGAGAAGCGAACCTAGGGAAGTGAAACATCTCAGTACCTAGAGGAAAAGAAATCAACCGAGATTGCGCTAGTAGCGGCGAGCGAACGCGCAAGAGCCTAAACCTAA is from Lentisphaera profundi and encodes:
- a CDS encoding valine--tRNA ligase, translated to MALSNKYSAADSEKKWQEFWDQEGIYAFDEQSDKEVFSIDTPPPTVSGKLHIGHVFSYTQAEIVARYQRMLGKNVMYPFGFDDNGLPTEILTEREKGIKGSEMPRAEFVKHCEEVSAKYRSQFKELWQSLGFSCAWGNAYSTISEKSQRISQRSFLDLLQRDKVKYNESPTLWCTKCQTSFAQAEVDDVNKGTIFNYLNFKSADGEDIPIATTRPELLPGCAAMFIHPENEKYKHLIGQDAIVPIFGHTVKILADEKADPEKGTGIVMCCTFGDVTDIDWWREHDLEINVCLTLEGLMNERAGEYEGMSIDDARSAIIAKLKEENIIFKQEDLAAETRVVNTHERCGTPVEYLPTKQWFIKVVEHKEELLAQGEKVNWFPSFMGKRYRDWVDNLGWDWAISRQRYFGVPIPVWYAPDGTVLPASPEQLPVNPLVDKPLDCKGYDPETLIPEADVLDTWATSSSSPELNSRWGEEDELPQIRPMSMRPQAHDIIRTWAFYTIVKSYFQFNDVPWKDAVISGHVIKKDVQVEQQQVEGKAFARKSKISKSKDGDRFSPLAMIANHGADQIRYWASSGTLGTDIAFDEDEIEGSSKLLTKLWNSTRFAEGFLENFDASAAMPTLTAVDKWILTRFDEVISAYHKAFEKYEFFPARNALEQFFWSDFCDNYIEMVKHRLYGDEAAEDAKAARWTLYQIQLGIIKLFAPYMPHICEEIYQDVFREREGDKSVHISLLPSVAAEAICETGKKAGLVLLDLVTLVRTYKSKNNFSMKLAVETLTVEASEDDQQLIDLIGEDLCGVCKISKLVKAEVADAWEGSSERFKLAVKMDEAALLRTELVADIKKVILPIKQANGLKSKSPIKAISVKAEGDYLKLLQAEPGQLKAAARAEEVSFNSEGLEYTEAREGVAIALILE
- a CDS encoding CocE/NonD family hydrolase, coding for MIKLKRLLFINLALISYSLYAKDIEKSLPTAIPGAAHFMKQHPKSDFNGDGILTHAEKEKYCIETISAQLGGDYTFERHMVPMRDGVKLATGIFVPKNAGPAPVILTRTAYGIWSAAFHNAHRFKGQNLVFICQDPRGDGESEGKGTFDAKSFDNEIEDGYDAIDWISKQAFCNGNVGIIGQSGHGFCGYMAYLAKHPALKTVSTNVSGGNAYLYWTYHNGVRREMYNWLQQRNTQTPQWPKPTITLFNKNTYAQTIKKASINNQTAFIAKTGWYDIFAESALDYFEAFADKGNLYIQVDASGHGNMAGRKPPMRAVPAKWQLPKLSKALTGSVTEKSKMIYFLMGDSTDPNAPGNEYKMTEVWPVPHKKVSYYMKSDGSLKTSLPTVKNAALSFKYDPRNPVPSIGGDVFIHTGVGPKDQRLNKDRKDILRFRSDVLQAPMEITGKVFAELFIKTDVEDTTFTANLIDIYPDGYEAIVRDSIIMGRFHEGFDKQSKLKKDKVYKLTMDMWSTAIVINKGHRLAVHISSSNSPKYEVHPNSYEPVMSFNESPVANNTIMLSKKYPSRIILPVVK
- a CDS encoding RNA polymerase sigma factor codes for the protein MSQLKQGDEGALSELIVLHQEAMIAYIYCLSGDIELSKDICQESYLKLLSKPPVLIVGKSLRSWLFRVGRNKFLDHIRKQKYEFAELNENLSCSEKSPDHQMIQFQQKENIQHCLEALPELLRETVKLRVYEEMNFREISEQMGTPLGTVLWRMQKALKLLKPQFKGEKS
- a CDS encoding cation:proton antiporter, whose translation is MQEITHQQIMIFFFSLALLIGLARIFGEMCKKIGQPSILGEIAAGIILGPTVFAYIAPDLQATLFPSSGPLYVTFEFIGMLAITLFMLIAGMEVDLKCLKKQAKPATIVGISSMVVPFIGGFALVYLFPKTFDTQEKTLVTALFMATALAISALPVITKILMDLKLIKTDLGVTIIAAAIFNDLTGWMIFAIVLSLMSDNSGGFPWETIVGIVVAGVLMLTVGRKIILALIPRVQAHASWPGGVMGFVLTGALLSAGVAEWIGVHGIFGSFLFGVALGDSPHLRHQTEEYMEKFISFILTPIFFATIGLKVNFLTHFDIFAVVILLVVGSVTKIFGSYIGAKFCRMSKRESWALAWGMNARGVMEIILAIIALEAGVINDTIFVAVVILALFTSMTSGALMKISLRRRSKTSAATSFGRGAFVADLSHQSPSHVIKDIVLGLKLDHQVQADLIQSIINREQLMSTGLEKGLAVPHCRTDLVKKPVLAIGIHKEGANFDCFDDGKAHIIALIITPLDDPESQLELISLLASHFSSKEEIEKAMQCHSKVDMHAILNAADELSEKKH